The proteins below come from a single Branchiostoma floridae strain S238N-H82 chromosome 5, Bfl_VNyyK, whole genome shotgun sequence genomic window:
- the LOC118415223 gene encoding nuclear protein MDM1-like isoform X2, with amino-acid sequence MPVRFKGHSEYDTNYKWLESRKSAAYQPTREELAREAGLRSAELGILQEPPLQSKKRVAPQPSGPLHEPKLQSKKRVDQSPSGILHEPQMQAKKRVGTYAPTVPFALEWEDPLQPPDVVISKDPPVTEKVRESLEKMKTYKIEKKLREKEKRRREEKRRLEEKYDPPTPPAPRPDKTRETERPRERPREERVPERKPTKERGQGDKARQKQGDRKEEKGGKKDEGKEEKKEKRNRALEMKAGVKADRRKIPTMLSEYQRQFYEQQKLKDESPVMAADQMVYNSNPAMAPYRSDLIPRATEYNRQFKVPKRVAVAESVSSDRSRDRRKKSKSSKKERRARSLSPERLHPAGSPAVTFDDDPRLLRSSLQNPQQPFFPHSGLGNWRSEYHSNYKSPTSFEYRGGTWRGADPPHLQPRKEPVLDIPAQSDNKEWYSEVMELRKKADDYRRRSHGTHFSRDHLLQLMARQNDMWDQSESESTVSALSLASDPVDKGHARRHQRPSEPPKRSAHPAEKPRPRHRSVSSSPEEEKRPVQRKLAWDEQGGGDRASRNRDRRDVVGRRRVRVVEDTDSESELGSESVTSIGSIPSQGRGSHASASYSENTSTATLIEGDDDDGRVATPELKQVHAPVRRHHYDRTTPAIGGALLVKSPPPARKHTSPAKTQPAHRPKSAPAPKPSRPAGKTYHVADMYRSLSPTAGQPTPDPYPLREDGYAPGSPMEQRYPARIRTQPVSASGQNGRPMTPPHLDDDRMSLISERSASSLSIASSVLERAQKRRDQFWGKGEQGR; translated from the exons ATGCCCGTGAGGTTCAAG GGTCATTCAGAATATGACACTAATTACAAATGGCTGGAGTCTCGCAAGTCAGCGGCATACCAACCAACCAGGGAGGAGCTGGCCAGGGAGGCGGGGCTACGGTCCGCAGAGCTGG GCATCCTTCAGGAACCACCTCTGCAGTCTAAGAAGCGCGTGGCTCCCCAACCCTCTG GCCCTCTTCATGAACCAAAGCTGCAGTCAAAGAAGCGGGTGGATCAATCCCCCTCTG GTATCCTGCATGAACCCCAGATGCAAGCCAAGAAGCGTGTGGGAACGTATGCGCCAACCGTTCCGTTTGCGCTCGAGTGGGAGGACCCCCTCCAGCCACCTGACGTGGTGATATCCAAGGACCCACCTGTCACCGAGAAAGTGCGAGAGTCACTCGAGAAAATGAAGACTTACAAG ATTGAAAAGAAGCTAAGGGAGAAGGAGAAGAGAAGGAGAGAGGAGAAGAGAAGGTTGGAAGAGAAGTATGACCCGCCGACCCCACCAGCTCCACGGCCAGATAAGACACGTGAGACTGAGAGGCCACGGGAGAGGCCGCGAGAGGAGAGAGTACCAGAGAGGAAGCCCACTAAAGAGAGAGGACAAGGAGACAAGGCAAGACAGAAACAGGGGGATAGAAAGGAGGAGAAAGGTGGAAAAAAAGATGAAGGGAAGGAGGAGAAGAAAGAGAAG CGGAACCGTGCCCTTGAGATGAAGGCTGGTGTGAAGGCAGATCGCAGGAAGATTCCCACGATGCTGTCTGAGTACCAGCGCCAGTTTTACGAGCAGCAGAAGCTGAAGGATGAGTCGCCAGTGATGGCAGCAGACCAG ATGGTGTATAACTCCAACCCGGCGATGGCTCCGTACCGCTCTGATCTCATCCCCCGCGCCACAGAGTACAACAGGCAGTTCAAGGTTCCCAAACGTGTGGCCGTGGCAGAGAGCGTGTCCAGCGACAGGAGCAGGGACAGGAGGAAGAAGTCTAAA TCCTCAAAAAAAGAGAGGAGGGCTAGAT CCTTGTCTCCAGAGAGGCTTCACCCTGCGGGCAGCCCTGCTGTCACGTTTGATGATGACCCCCGGCTGCTGAGGTCTTCCCTACAAAATCCCCAACAACCGTTTTTCCCACATTCTGGGCTGGG GAATTGGAGATCAGAGTACCACTCCAACTACAAGTCGCCGACCAGTTTTGAGTACAGGGGCGGGACATGGAGAGGTGCTGACCCACCACACCTACAGCCTAGAAAG GAGCCTGTCTTGGACATACCTGCACAAAGTGATAATAAAGAATGGTACAGTGAG GTCATGGAGCTGCGTAAGAAAGCTGACGACTACCGCCGGCGCTCCCACGGGACACACTTCTCCCGCGACCATCTCCTGCAGCTGATGGCCCGGCAGAACGACATGTGGGACCAGTCAGAGAGCGAGAGCACCGTGTCCGCCCTGTCACTGGCTTCAGATCCTGTAGACAAGGGCCATGCCAG AAGACATCAGAGACCATCAGAGCCACCCAAACGTTCAGCCCATCCTGCTGAGAAGCCACGCCCACGTCACAGGTCAGTATCCTCCTCACCTGAAGAAGAGAAACGACCAGTTCAGAGGAAGCTGGCGTGGGACGAGCAAGGGGGAGGGGACAGGGCATCCAG GAACAGGGATAGAAGGGATGTAGTTGGCAGAAGAAGGGTACGGGTGGTGGAGGATACAGACAGTGAAAGTGAACTCGGGAGTGAGTCTGTCACAAG CATTGGCAGCATCCCCAGCCAGGGGCGGGGCAGCCACGCCTCAGCGTCCTACAGTGAGAACACCTCCACGGCAACACTGATAGAGGGCGATGACGATGACGGCAGGGTGGCCACCCCGGAGCTGAAGCAGGTCCACGCACCAGTCAGGAGGCATCACTACGACAGAACCACACCTGCTATTG GAGGTGCATTGCTGGTGAAGTCTCCCCCTCCTGCCAGGAAACACACCAGTCCTGCCAAGACACAGCCAGCTCACAGGCCAA AGTCAGCCCCTGCCCCAAAGCCCTCTCGCCCTGCTGGGAAGACCTACCACGTAGCAGACATGTACCGCAGCCTGTCCCCCACAGCCGGCCAGCCCACGCCTGACCCCTACCCTCTGCGGGAGGATGGGTATGCCCCGGGATCTCCGATGGAGCAGCGCTATCCAGCCCGTATCAGGACACAACCTGTCTCAGCGTCGGGACAGAATGGCCGCCCCATGACGCCACCACATCTAG ATGACGATCGAATGTCTCTCATCTCTGAACGGTCGGCCTCAAGCCTGTCCATTGCATCCTCTGTTCTGGAACGTGCACAGAAACGACGTGACCAGTTCTGGGGGAAGGGGGAGCAGGGAAGGTGA
- the LOC118415223 gene encoding nuclear protein MDM1-like isoform X5: MPVRFKGHSEYDTNYKWLESRKSAAYQPTREELAREAGLRSAELGILQEPPLQSKKRVAPQPSGPLHEPKLQSKKRVDQSPSGILHEPQMQAKKRVGTYAPTVPFALEWEDPLQPPDVVISKDPPVTEKVRESLEKMKTYKIEKKLREKEKRRREEKRRLEEKYDPPTPPAPRPDKTRETERPRERPREERVPERKPTKERGQGDKARQKQGDRKEEKGGKKDEGKEEKKEKRNRALEMKAGVKADRRKIPTMLSEYQRQFYEQQKLKDESPVMAADQMVYNSNPAMAPYRSDLIPRATEYNRQFKVPKRVAVAESVSSDRSRDRRKKSKSSKKERRARSLSPERLHPAGSPAVTFDDDPRLLRSSLQNPQQPFFPHSGLGNWRSEYHSNYKSPTSFEYRGGTWRGADPPHLQPRKVMELRKKADDYRRRSHGTHFSRDHLLQLMARQNDMWDQSESESTVSALSLASDPVDKGHARRHQRPSEPPKRSAHPAEKPRPRHRSVSSSPEEEKRPVQRKLAWDEQGGGDRASRNRDRRDVVGRRRVRVVEDTDSESELGSESVTSIGSIPSQGRGSHASASYSENTSTATLIEGDDDDGRVATPELKQVHAPVRRHHYDRTTPAIGGALLVKSPPPARKHTSPAKTQPAHRPKSAPAPKPSRPAGKTYHVADMYRSLSPTAGQPTPDPYPLREDGYAPGSPMEQRYPARIRTQPVSASGQNGRPMTPPHLDDDRMSLISERSASSLSIASSVLERAQKRRDQFWGKGEQGR, encoded by the exons ATGCCCGTGAGGTTCAAG GGTCATTCAGAATATGACACTAATTACAAATGGCTGGAGTCTCGCAAGTCAGCGGCATACCAACCAACCAGGGAGGAGCTGGCCAGGGAGGCGGGGCTACGGTCCGCAGAGCTGG GCATCCTTCAGGAACCACCTCTGCAGTCTAAGAAGCGCGTGGCTCCCCAACCCTCTG GCCCTCTTCATGAACCAAAGCTGCAGTCAAAGAAGCGGGTGGATCAATCCCCCTCTG GTATCCTGCATGAACCCCAGATGCAAGCCAAGAAGCGTGTGGGAACGTATGCGCCAACCGTTCCGTTTGCGCTCGAGTGGGAGGACCCCCTCCAGCCACCTGACGTGGTGATATCCAAGGACCCACCTGTCACCGAGAAAGTGCGAGAGTCACTCGAGAAAATGAAGACTTACAAG ATTGAAAAGAAGCTAAGGGAGAAGGAGAAGAGAAGGAGAGAGGAGAAGAGAAGGTTGGAAGAGAAGTATGACCCGCCGACCCCACCAGCTCCACGGCCAGATAAGACACGTGAGACTGAGAGGCCACGGGAGAGGCCGCGAGAGGAGAGAGTACCAGAGAGGAAGCCCACTAAAGAGAGAGGACAAGGAGACAAGGCAAGACAGAAACAGGGGGATAGAAAGGAGGAGAAAGGTGGAAAAAAAGATGAAGGGAAGGAGGAGAAGAAAGAGAAG CGGAACCGTGCCCTTGAGATGAAGGCTGGTGTGAAGGCAGATCGCAGGAAGATTCCCACGATGCTGTCTGAGTACCAGCGCCAGTTTTACGAGCAGCAGAAGCTGAAGGATGAGTCGCCAGTGATGGCAGCAGACCAG ATGGTGTATAACTCCAACCCGGCGATGGCTCCGTACCGCTCTGATCTCATCCCCCGCGCCACAGAGTACAACAGGCAGTTCAAGGTTCCCAAACGTGTGGCCGTGGCAGAGAGCGTGTCCAGCGACAGGAGCAGGGACAGGAGGAAGAAGTCTAAA TCCTCAAAAAAAGAGAGGAGGGCTAGAT CCTTGTCTCCAGAGAGGCTTCACCCTGCGGGCAGCCCTGCTGTCACGTTTGATGATGACCCCCGGCTGCTGAGGTCTTCCCTACAAAATCCCCAACAACCGTTTTTCCCACATTCTGGGCTGGG GAATTGGAGATCAGAGTACCACTCCAACTACAAGTCGCCGACCAGTTTTGAGTACAGGGGCGGGACATGGAGAGGTGCTGACCCACCACACCTACAGCCTAGAAAG GTCATGGAGCTGCGTAAGAAAGCTGACGACTACCGCCGGCGCTCCCACGGGACACACTTCTCCCGCGACCATCTCCTGCAGCTGATGGCCCGGCAGAACGACATGTGGGACCAGTCAGAGAGCGAGAGCACCGTGTCCGCCCTGTCACTGGCTTCAGATCCTGTAGACAAGGGCCATGCCAG AAGACATCAGAGACCATCAGAGCCACCCAAACGTTCAGCCCATCCTGCTGAGAAGCCACGCCCACGTCACAGGTCAGTATCCTCCTCACCTGAAGAAGAGAAACGACCAGTTCAGAGGAAGCTGGCGTGGGACGAGCAAGGGGGAGGGGACAGGGCATCCAG GAACAGGGATAGAAGGGATGTAGTTGGCAGAAGAAGGGTACGGGTGGTGGAGGATACAGACAGTGAAAGTGAACTCGGGAGTGAGTCTGTCACAAG CATTGGCAGCATCCCCAGCCAGGGGCGGGGCAGCCACGCCTCAGCGTCCTACAGTGAGAACACCTCCACGGCAACACTGATAGAGGGCGATGACGATGACGGCAGGGTGGCCACCCCGGAGCTGAAGCAGGTCCACGCACCAGTCAGGAGGCATCACTACGACAGAACCACACCTGCTATTG GAGGTGCATTGCTGGTGAAGTCTCCCCCTCCTGCCAGGAAACACACCAGTCCTGCCAAGACACAGCCAGCTCACAGGCCAA AGTCAGCCCCTGCCCCAAAGCCCTCTCGCCCTGCTGGGAAGACCTACCACGTAGCAGACATGTACCGCAGCCTGTCCCCCACAGCCGGCCAGCCCACGCCTGACCCCTACCCTCTGCGGGAGGATGGGTATGCCCCGGGATCTCCGATGGAGCAGCGCTATCCAGCCCGTATCAGGACACAACCTGTCTCAGCGTCGGGACAGAATGGCCGCCCCATGACGCCACCACATCTAG ATGACGATCGAATGTCTCTCATCTCTGAACGGTCGGCCTCAAGCCTGTCCATTGCATCCTCTGTTCTGGAACGTGCACAGAAACGACGTGACCAGTTCTGGGGGAAGGGGGAGCAGGGAAGGTGA
- the LOC118415223 gene encoding nuclear protein MDM1-like isoform X4, whose protein sequence is MPVRFKGHSEYDTNYKWLESRKSAAYQPTREELAREAGLRSAELGILQEPPLQSKKRVAPQPSGILHEPQMQAKKRVGTYAPTVPFALEWEDPLQPPDVVISKDPPVTEKVRESLEKMKTYKIEKKLREKEKRRREEKRRLEEKYDPPTPPAPRPDKTRETERPRERPREERVPERKPTKERGQGDKARQKQGDRKEEKGGKKDEGKEEKKEKRNRALEMKAGVKADRRKIPTMLSEYQRQFYEQQKLKDESPVMAADQMVYNSNPAMAPYRSDLIPRATEYNRQFKVPKRVAVAESVSSDRSRDRRKKSKSSKKERRARSLSPDRLPPAGKPTEFMPVVWNDPRPIKNFGYLKKSPHKLDNPHPKNWNWRSEYHSNYKSPTSFEYRGGTWRGADPPHLQPRKEPVLDIPAQSDNKEWYSEVMELRKKADDYRRRSHGTHFSRDHLLQLMARQNDMWDQSESESTVSALSLASDPVDKGHARRHQRPSEPPKRSAHPAEKPRPRHRSVSSSPEEEKRPVQRKLAWDEQGGGDRASRNRDRRDVVGRRRVRVVEDTDSESELGSESVTSIGSIPSQGRGSHASASYSENTSTATLIEGDDDDGRVATPELKQVHAPVRRHHYDRTTPAIGGALLVKSPPPARKHTSPAKTQPAHRPKSAPAPKPSRPAGKTYHVADMYRSLSPTAGQPTPDPYPLREDGYAPGSPMEQRYPARIRTQPVSASGQNGRPMTPPHLDDDRMSLISERSASSLSIASSVLERAQKRRDQFWGKGEQGR, encoded by the exons ATGCCCGTGAGGTTCAAG GGTCATTCAGAATATGACACTAATTACAAATGGCTGGAGTCTCGCAAGTCAGCGGCATACCAACCAACCAGGGAGGAGCTGGCCAGGGAGGCGGGGCTACGGTCCGCAGAGCTGG GCATCCTTCAGGAACCACCTCTGCAGTCTAAGAAGCGCGTGGCTCCCCAACCCTCTG GTATCCTGCATGAACCCCAGATGCAAGCCAAGAAGCGTGTGGGAACGTATGCGCCAACCGTTCCGTTTGCGCTCGAGTGGGAGGACCCCCTCCAGCCACCTGACGTGGTGATATCCAAGGACCCACCTGTCACCGAGAAAGTGCGAGAGTCACTCGAGAAAATGAAGACTTACAAG ATTGAAAAGAAGCTAAGGGAGAAGGAGAAGAGAAGGAGAGAGGAGAAGAGAAGGTTGGAAGAGAAGTATGACCCGCCGACCCCACCAGCTCCACGGCCAGATAAGACACGTGAGACTGAGAGGCCACGGGAGAGGCCGCGAGAGGAGAGAGTACCAGAGAGGAAGCCCACTAAAGAGAGAGGACAAGGAGACAAGGCAAGACAGAAACAGGGGGATAGAAAGGAGGAGAAAGGTGGAAAAAAAGATGAAGGGAAGGAGGAGAAGAAAGAGAAG CGGAACCGTGCCCTTGAGATGAAGGCTGGTGTGAAGGCAGATCGCAGGAAGATTCCCACGATGCTGTCTGAGTACCAGCGCCAGTTTTACGAGCAGCAGAAGCTGAAGGATGAGTCGCCAGTGATGGCAGCAGACCAG ATGGTGTATAACTCCAACCCGGCGATGGCTCCGTACCGCTCTGATCTCATCCCCCGCGCCACAGAGTACAACAGGCAGTTCAAGGTTCCCAAACGTGTGGCCGTGGCAGAGAGCGTGTCCAGCGACAGGAGCAGGGACAGGAGGAAGAAGTCTAAA TCCTCAAAAAAAGAGAGGAGGGCTAGAT CCCTCTCCCCGGATCGGCTCCCACCGGCCGGCAAACCCACCGAGTTCATGCCTGTAGTCTGGAACGATCCTCGACCAATCAAAAACTTTGGCTACCTGAAAAAGTCGCCCCACAAGCTAGATAACCCACACCCCAAAAACTG GAATTGGAGATCAGAGTACCACTCCAACTACAAGTCGCCGACCAGTTTTGAGTACAGGGGCGGGACATGGAGAGGTGCTGACCCACCACACCTACAGCCTAGAAAG GAGCCTGTCTTGGACATACCTGCACAAAGTGATAATAAAGAATGGTACAGTGAG GTCATGGAGCTGCGTAAGAAAGCTGACGACTACCGCCGGCGCTCCCACGGGACACACTTCTCCCGCGACCATCTCCTGCAGCTGATGGCCCGGCAGAACGACATGTGGGACCAGTCAGAGAGCGAGAGCACCGTGTCCGCCCTGTCACTGGCTTCAGATCCTGTAGACAAGGGCCATGCCAG AAGACATCAGAGACCATCAGAGCCACCCAAACGTTCAGCCCATCCTGCTGAGAAGCCACGCCCACGTCACAGGTCAGTATCCTCCTCACCTGAAGAAGAGAAACGACCAGTTCAGAGGAAGCTGGCGTGGGACGAGCAAGGGGGAGGGGACAGGGCATCCAG GAACAGGGATAGAAGGGATGTAGTTGGCAGAAGAAGGGTACGGGTGGTGGAGGATACAGACAGTGAAAGTGAACTCGGGAGTGAGTCTGTCACAAG CATTGGCAGCATCCCCAGCCAGGGGCGGGGCAGCCACGCCTCAGCGTCCTACAGTGAGAACACCTCCACGGCAACACTGATAGAGGGCGATGACGATGACGGCAGGGTGGCCACCCCGGAGCTGAAGCAGGTCCACGCACCAGTCAGGAGGCATCACTACGACAGAACCACACCTGCTATTG GAGGTGCATTGCTGGTGAAGTCTCCCCCTCCTGCCAGGAAACACACCAGTCCTGCCAAGACACAGCCAGCTCACAGGCCAA AGTCAGCCCCTGCCCCAAAGCCCTCTCGCCCTGCTGGGAAGACCTACCACGTAGCAGACATGTACCGCAGCCTGTCCCCCACAGCCGGCCAGCCCACGCCTGACCCCTACCCTCTGCGGGAGGATGGGTATGCCCCGGGATCTCCGATGGAGCAGCGCTATCCAGCCCGTATCAGGACACAACCTGTCTCAGCGTCGGGACAGAATGGCCGCCCCATGACGCCACCACATCTAG ATGACGATCGAATGTCTCTCATCTCTGAACGGTCGGCCTCAAGCCTGTCCATTGCATCCTCTGTTCTGGAACGTGCACAGAAACGACGTGACCAGTTCTGGGGGAAGGGGGAGCAGGGAAGGTGA
- the LOC118415223 gene encoding nuclear protein MDM1-like isoform X8, whose translation MPVRFKGHSEYDTNYKWLESRKSAAYQPTREELAREAGLRSAELGILHEPQMQAKKRVGTYAPTVPFALEWEDPLQPPDVVISKDPPVTEKVRESLEKMKTYKIEKKLREKEKRRREEKRRLEEKYDPPTPPAPRPDKTRETERPRERPREERVPERKPTKERGQGDKARQKQGDRKEEKGGKKDEGKEEKKEKRNRALEMKAGVKADRRKIPTMLSEYQRQFYEQQKLKDESPVMAADQMVYNSNPAMAPYRSDLIPRATEYNRQFKVPKRVAVAESVSSDRSRDRRKKSKSSKKERRARSLSPDRLPPAGKPTEFMPVVWNDPRPIKNFGYLKKSPHKLDNPHPKNWNWRSEYHSNYKSPTSFEYRGGTWRGADPPHLQPRKEPVLDIPAQSDNKEWYSEVMELRKKADDYRRRSHGTHFSRDHLLQLMARQNDMWDQSESESTVSALSLASDPVDKGHARRHQRPSEPPKRSAHPAEKPRPRHRSVSSSPEEEKRPVQRKLAWDEQGGGDRASRNRDRRDVVGRRRVRVVEDTDSESELGSESVTSIGSIPSQGRGSHASASYSENTSTATLIEGDDDDGRVATPELKQVHAPVRRHHYDRTTPAIGGALLVKSPPPARKHTSPAKTQPAHRPKSAPAPKPSRPAGKTYHVADMYRSLSPTAGQPTPDPYPLREDGYAPGSPMEQRYPARIRTQPVSASGQNGRPMTPPHLDDDRMSLISERSASSLSIASSVLERAQKRRDQFWGKGEQGR comes from the exons ATGCCCGTGAGGTTCAAG GGTCATTCAGAATATGACACTAATTACAAATGGCTGGAGTCTCGCAAGTCAGCGGCATACCAACCAACCAGGGAGGAGCTGGCCAGGGAGGCGGGGCTACGGTCCGCAGAGCTGG GTATCCTGCATGAACCCCAGATGCAAGCCAAGAAGCGTGTGGGAACGTATGCGCCAACCGTTCCGTTTGCGCTCGAGTGGGAGGACCCCCTCCAGCCACCTGACGTGGTGATATCCAAGGACCCACCTGTCACCGAGAAAGTGCGAGAGTCACTCGAGAAAATGAAGACTTACAAG ATTGAAAAGAAGCTAAGGGAGAAGGAGAAGAGAAGGAGAGAGGAGAAGAGAAGGTTGGAAGAGAAGTATGACCCGCCGACCCCACCAGCTCCACGGCCAGATAAGACACGTGAGACTGAGAGGCCACGGGAGAGGCCGCGAGAGGAGAGAGTACCAGAGAGGAAGCCCACTAAAGAGAGAGGACAAGGAGACAAGGCAAGACAGAAACAGGGGGATAGAAAGGAGGAGAAAGGTGGAAAAAAAGATGAAGGGAAGGAGGAGAAGAAAGAGAAG CGGAACCGTGCCCTTGAGATGAAGGCTGGTGTGAAGGCAGATCGCAGGAAGATTCCCACGATGCTGTCTGAGTACCAGCGCCAGTTTTACGAGCAGCAGAAGCTGAAGGATGAGTCGCCAGTGATGGCAGCAGACCAG ATGGTGTATAACTCCAACCCGGCGATGGCTCCGTACCGCTCTGATCTCATCCCCCGCGCCACAGAGTACAACAGGCAGTTCAAGGTTCCCAAACGTGTGGCCGTGGCAGAGAGCGTGTCCAGCGACAGGAGCAGGGACAGGAGGAAGAAGTCTAAA TCCTCAAAAAAAGAGAGGAGGGCTAGAT CCCTCTCCCCGGATCGGCTCCCACCGGCCGGCAAACCCACCGAGTTCATGCCTGTAGTCTGGAACGATCCTCGACCAATCAAAAACTTTGGCTACCTGAAAAAGTCGCCCCACAAGCTAGATAACCCACACCCCAAAAACTG GAATTGGAGATCAGAGTACCACTCCAACTACAAGTCGCCGACCAGTTTTGAGTACAGGGGCGGGACATGGAGAGGTGCTGACCCACCACACCTACAGCCTAGAAAG GAGCCTGTCTTGGACATACCTGCACAAAGTGATAATAAAGAATGGTACAGTGAG GTCATGGAGCTGCGTAAGAAAGCTGACGACTACCGCCGGCGCTCCCACGGGACACACTTCTCCCGCGACCATCTCCTGCAGCTGATGGCCCGGCAGAACGACATGTGGGACCAGTCAGAGAGCGAGAGCACCGTGTCCGCCCTGTCACTGGCTTCAGATCCTGTAGACAAGGGCCATGCCAG AAGACATCAGAGACCATCAGAGCCACCCAAACGTTCAGCCCATCCTGCTGAGAAGCCACGCCCACGTCACAGGTCAGTATCCTCCTCACCTGAAGAAGAGAAACGACCAGTTCAGAGGAAGCTGGCGTGGGACGAGCAAGGGGGAGGGGACAGGGCATCCAG GAACAGGGATAGAAGGGATGTAGTTGGCAGAAGAAGGGTACGGGTGGTGGAGGATACAGACAGTGAAAGTGAACTCGGGAGTGAGTCTGTCACAAG CATTGGCAGCATCCCCAGCCAGGGGCGGGGCAGCCACGCCTCAGCGTCCTACAGTGAGAACACCTCCACGGCAACACTGATAGAGGGCGATGACGATGACGGCAGGGTGGCCACCCCGGAGCTGAAGCAGGTCCACGCACCAGTCAGGAGGCATCACTACGACAGAACCACACCTGCTATTG GAGGTGCATTGCTGGTGAAGTCTCCCCCTCCTGCCAGGAAACACACCAGTCCTGCCAAGACACAGCCAGCTCACAGGCCAA AGTCAGCCCCTGCCCCAAAGCCCTCTCGCCCTGCTGGGAAGACCTACCACGTAGCAGACATGTACCGCAGCCTGTCCCCCACAGCCGGCCAGCCCACGCCTGACCCCTACCCTCTGCGGGAGGATGGGTATGCCCCGGGATCTCCGATGGAGCAGCGCTATCCAGCCCGTATCAGGACACAACCTGTCTCAGCGTCGGGACAGAATGGCCGCCCCATGACGCCACCACATCTAG ATGACGATCGAATGTCTCTCATCTCTGAACGGTCGGCCTCAAGCCTGTCCATTGCATCCTCTGTTCTGGAACGTGCACAGAAACGACGTGACCAGTTCTGGGGGAAGGGGGAGCAGGGAAGGTGA